GGCCTCGGCGCAGCGCGGGGATCGCGAGTGTCACGTTGTGGTGCTCCTTGAAGACGATATGGTCGAGTGGGACGAAGAGTTTCCGCCTCAAATGGGCGAGGAGTATTGTCAGAGTGAGTGGATTTCAAAAATGTGGTTGGAATTAGTATTACGGAAATGTAAGCAATACTATAATTTCCTACGCAGCTGTGCACAGCACTGCCATGCACCGATTCTTCAAGTACATCGAGAACCGCGATGTGGCCAAACAGGTTATGAAGGATCGCGGTCTAAAAAAGATACGCTGCGGCATAGAGGGATACCCCACCCACAAAGAGAAGATCCGAAGGCGACCCGGTGGACGGGCTGAGGTCATCTATAGCTATGTGCAGCGACCTTTCATCCACATGTCCTGGGAGAAGGAGGAAGCAAAGAGTCGTCATGTTGATTTCCAGTGTGTAAAATCGAAGTCTGTAACGAATCTCGCGGAAGCAAATGCCGATCCGCCACTGGAGTTGGACGCAAGTGCGTAAGGCTCGATATGGAGAGTAACAGCTCCCTAAAGGCCAAATTCCTTTCCAGGTGGAAATCCAATCCCCCCTATAGCAGTGGCTAATCCGCATCCCAATAACGCTGAGCTGGCTGCCGGTATGGCCGTCGCACCCGCAGCTATAGGCGTGGCGGGTCCAGCCGTCGTGGTAGCCGTCGACGAGGCGGCCGGAGGCGTTGTAATGCTCAACGAGTTGGACCAGGCAGCCATCGCTGTTGCCGTTGGCATAgttgaagaaaatatttagatCAACGGGCCGATTGGTAGGCAAAAGACACTGCCAGAGCAGCACCGCGCACAGAAACACTACGTTtttcattaacatttttatatgtatatgtaataAATGGAAACTTCGAACACGAAAATCCAAGCAATTGATCCACAAATATAAGTACGAGAACGTTACCAGACATTAGATGCAATCACGCTCCATCGAAAGCCTCCCGCTCGCCCTGTGGAAGTGTCGATGTCTCCCAGTTCAGTGAGCGATCGATagccattttccacttttggtAGCGCAGGTTGCGATCGGTGGCGCTGATCGATGGCTTAATGGCATCTCGAGGGCCAGTTTTCGAGAGTGGAGCCTCCATTTGGTATCGGCTTTCAACGGCTTTGTAGGCTGCCATTGCAGCTCCCTGAAACATTTGTTAAGTTATTAAAGCATTTACTTCACAAGCTAAAGTACTAACCAGAGCTGTTGTCTCTGCGATCTTCGCCCGTAGTACTTGAATCCCTACGAGGTCGGACTGAAGCTGCAGAAACAGATTATTCACAGTCATACCGCCGTCCACCATTAGCTTGGCCAGTGGAATCTTGCAGTCCTTGTGCATCGAATCGAGAATATCACGGACTTGAAAACAAACTGCTTCCAGGGTGGCTCGTACTATGTGCTCACTAGTGGTTTCCTCACTCAGTCCACAAATAACACCCCGAGCGTCCTGATTCCAGTAGGGGGCGTAGAGTCCATTAAAAGCTGGCACGAAGTATACGTCAAGAGAATTGTCCACGGTGCTAGCCATGGTTTCTATTTGCCCCGAGTTTTGAATAAGATTCATGTTGTCCCGCAGCCAGTTGAATGCAGCACCGGCAATGGACACGCTGCCCTCAAGGGCGTAAAATGGGACTGCTTTCCGTCCTAGTTGGTAGCCAACAGTCGTTAGCAACCCGTGTGTTGAGTGAACAATTGACGGTCCTGTGTTGTAAAGCAGAAAACATCCAGTGCCATAAGTGGCTTTGGCCTGTCCTTTGGCCAGACATTGTTGACCTACTAGAGCGGCTTGTTGGTCGCCCAGAACCGATGTTATGCCTATGCCCTGCAGCACGCCCTGCGCAATTTTGCCATAGAACTCCGAGCTCGAGCAGATCTCCGGCAAAATGGTCTTCGGCAGCCCAAAAAACTTGAGCAAGTTGGCGTCCCACTGAAGGGTCTCGATGTTCATGAGCATGGTGCGCGAAGCGTTGGTCACGTCCGTCTTGTGAACACCACAGTCCTTTCCGCCCGTAAGGTTATACATCAGCCAGGTGTCGATGGTACCAAACATGGCAGTTCCCTTCTCCATAGCCTGACTGACTACCGGCACGTTGTCTCGCAGCCAGCGAAGTTTCACCCCCGaaaagtacggagacagagGAAGTCCGCACAATGGGCGCAGGTAGTTGATATTTCTGGCATTGTTCGGAATAGTCTCCAAGAGCTCCTCCACCGTGCTGGTAGTCCGATTATCCAGCCATATGATAGCGTTGACTAGGGGTTGGCCGGAGTTTCTATCCCAGACGACCGTTGACTCGCGTTGATTTGTTATTCCAATCGTGATGATTTCCTAAAACGAGCCGAAAGCTTTGCAttcaatttcaaatatttcaatcGAGTCAAAACGGTCAACTCTTGTATATTTATTCATTGGTTGTGTACACACTTGTTTGCCATTCACTGGGAAATGCCTTCAGCCAGGGGAATGGTAAAGAGAGCAGGGCAGTAAACAACtaagtgaaaataattgatAACACCTTACGACGTAACCAATTCGGAAATTTTCCACAGCCGGCGGCCCGTTTCAATGTCAACTCTAGTTAATATCATAAGACGCAGCATTGTGATCGTTAACCATCAGCAGCTACGCAGGATGTCCGTCCAAGAGAGGAGGGATCAAAGTGCGACCATTGCTGTGGGCCAGATGCGCTCCACCAGCGACAAGGCGGCTAATCTTTGCCAGGTGAAAGAGCTAGTGGCTAGAGCCAAGTCCGAGAACGCCTGCATGCTCTTTCTGCCCGAGTGCTGTGACTTTGTGGGCGAGAGCCGCACCCAAACTTTGGAGCTATCTGAGGGTTTAGACGGCGAGTTAATGGCGCAGTACCGGGAATTGGCGAGATGCAACAAAATTTGGATTTCTCTGGGTGGCTTGCACGAGCGCAACGATCAAAAAATCTACAATGCGCATGTTTTGCTCAACGAGAAGGGGGAGCTGGCAGCAGTATACAGGAAGCTGCACATGTTTGATGCTACGACGAAAGAGTTTCGCCTACGCGAGTCAGACACAGTTACGCCAGGCCCGTCCCTTGAGCGTCCAGTGAGCACTCCCGTTGGTCAGCTAGGACTTCAGATTTGCTACGACCTGCGGTTTGCTGAACCGGCGGTGCTGCTCAGGAAGATGGGTGCCCATATGCTAACGTACCCAGCCGCATTCACATACTCAACCGGTAAGGCGCACTGGGAAATCCTACTGCGTGCCAGGGCCATAGAGACTCAATGCTTTGTGGTCGCCGCGGCTCAGATGGGTTGGCACAACCAGAAGCGACAGAGTTGGGGCCACAGCATGATTGTCAGTCCCTGGGGAAAAGTACTGGCTGACTGCGGCGAGCAGGAGCTTGATATTGGTACGGCCAAAGTGGACCTTTCCGTGCTTCAATCTCTGTATCAGACCATGCCCTGCTTCGAACACCGGCGAAACGACATCTACGCTCTAACAGCCTGCAACATTCGTAGCAAAGAACCCACCCAGGATCGGCCATTTGCCACTAATATCGTGGACAAGCGCACGATTTTTTATGAATCTGAGCACTGCTTCGCATTCACCAACCTACGCTGTGTTGTTAAGGGTCACGTCCTTGTGTCCACTAAGCGAGTGACGCCGCGCCTTTGTGGCCTCGACTGTGCCGAAATGGCGGATATGTTCAACACTGTGTGTCTGGTGCAAAGAGTGCTGGAGAAGATTTACCAGACCACTTCCGCCACCGTCACTGTGCAAGATGGTGCACAGGCGGGACAAACTGTTCCACACGTACACTTCCATGTGATGCCCCGCCGTCTGGGAGACTTTGGGCACAATGACCAGATCTATGTGAAACTAGATGAACGCGCCGAGGAAAAGCCTCCGCGTACCATCGAGGAAAGGATCGAGGAGGCGCAAGTTTATCGCAAGTTTCTACTGGACACTAGCTAGCTGCTTACCCCACCCCTTCCCCTGCCATGTGATTTATGAagaacatatatataataaagaGATTGTCGATAGCCCATTTCGGAATGGATCACATGTGGGTAGCGATTCATCTGAAATTGACCTACCTCGACCTTCCCGCCAACGGCAATAAGTTTCTTGCAGGCTCCGGCGATGCACTCGTTGACCGTGTTCACTATGGCCATGGGATCCTGTTCGCACCATCCCTCCTTCTGGAAAATGGACTCCACTTCAATCTGATGGAAGCACACAATTTCGTCAGTGCCCGCACGAAATATTATAAATCGCGCTGAGGTGGTTCCCTCGTCAATAGCCCCAACGAATGGACCACATAGCGTGGGTGGAGGCGGGGTTGTCTCGGTTGTGGGAGAGTCCATTTTTTTTACTGGGTGTCCAGAGTTCACCTTTACAGTCAATAAATGCCAGTACGCTTTCTCGCGAGTTTGTTTCACACTAAATTAGTTATTGGAATCTTGTCGACATATTCGACGGAAATTATGCGATAAGAGATAAGGTGAGCGAGCCTTCTCTTTGCGAATCGTTACGATTGCGATGTGTGCAAGCTAAAAACCCGTCGGatagtaaatatttactgTGAATGGGCGCGACATAACGTTTATGCACCAGTGAAGATCGCGATTTTCTCTATTTAGAACTAACCCTAAAATTGCAGTCTAATTTATCATAAAGtgctttatattttaataaatatataccaCAATCTTGGTTATAAGTAATTATTTATCTATTCGTTTAATGGCTATTACTGaattagaaaatatatttcacattTATGTTATGAGCTCCGCATAAGCGACCATTCACAGCGATATGGAAATATTGCGCCTAGAGTGTTGGGTAACACTTTAAAGTGTGAGCGCCAGCTGGAAGGCATCAGCTGATAGAAACGCCAAGTTGGAGAGGAATAACAAAACGATTTAGTTTGTTGCCGCCAAAGAAAACTAGTAATATTCGACATGCCGATTTCGGACAGTCAGAAGCAAGGGCTGCGGGAGTTACTTGTAAATGATAAGAACTTAGCCGTCCTGCTACATCTGGCAAAAGCTGccaccaaaaatgtttgcaaaacCGAAGACCCAGAGGGTAAGATTTTATCTCGGCATTTGCTCAATCGATAAGAGTTTTGTATTTCACTTGCAGAGGCCCTTCGTCTGATTACTGCTCACATTCCTGACATTTACGTACTGCTTTCCAAGCGCGCCATAACGAAGGAACTCCTCTTTACGTATTTGAGCAGTCGACGCGCGGACGCAGCCACAGACTTCAGCAAGGCAGACCTCATAGCCAAGGTTATACAGTATTGGAAGCAGGAGCATCAACCAAGCATAGAGCTTTCCGGAGACCAGAATTCCAGCTTGCTTTACAAACAAAACGAAGAGGATTACCCCATTCACACAATTGCGCGAAAGTTCGGCGAGTGGTTCTTCGAGCGCCTCAACGCAGACACCTTCAGTCTCGTGGATTTGTGGGCCGATGCGGCGCTACATCTCACAATCGTAGCCAGTGATGGAATCAATGAGTGGCAGTGCGAAACGGCTGCCGAGGTGCTATCGACTCTAACCAGCGCAAAGCAGCAGTttgacttttattttaatcCGAACCTGACGCACGCCGGTATTCAGGGTCGAATGGATTCCTATGGGCAGTTCGTAGTGATCTGCTGCGGCACTCTGCACTCCAGTGATAGCTGCGTCGGAATCTTTGAATGTGCATTTGGACTGCTGCGGGACCCGTTTGCCGACAACAACTGGAAACCCAAAAAAGTGAAGTGCTTTCTTAAAAGTGAAGTTCAGCCTCCAGAGCTGCACTATCTGAGCTTGAGCGAAACTCTGCAGACAGCTCTAGAGCTGCCAGTACCCACTGATGACTTCAACTAACGGAC
This portion of the Drosophila santomea strain STO CAGO 1482 chromosome 3L, Prin_Dsan_1.1, whole genome shotgun sequence genome encodes:
- the LOC120450370 gene encoding uncharacterized protein C3orf38 homolog yields the protein MPISDSQKQGLRELLVNDKNLAVLLHLAKAATKNVCKTEDPEEALRLITAHIPDIYVLLSKRAITKELLFTYLSSRRADAATDFSKADLIAKVIQYWKQEHQPSIELSGDQNSSLLYKQNEEDYPIHTIARKFGEWFFERLNADTFSLVDLWADAALHLTIVASDGINEWQCETAAEVLSTLTSAKQQFDFYFNPNLTHAGIQGRMDSYGQFVVICCGTLHSSDSCVGIFECAFGLLRDPFADNNWKPKKVKCFLKSEVQPPELHYLSLSETLQTALELPVPTDDFN
- the LOC120450367 gene encoding nitrilase and fragile histidine triad fusion protein NitFhit, whose amino-acid sequence is MSTLVNIIRRSIVIVNHQQLRRMSVQERRDQSATIAVGQMRSTSDKAANLCQVKELVARAKSENACMLFLPECCDFVGESRTQTLELSEGLDGELMAQYRELARCNKIWISLGGLHERNDQKIYNAHVLLNEKGELAAVYRKLHMFDATTKEFRLRESDTVTPGPSLERPVSTPVGQLGLQICYDLRFAEPAVLLRKMGAHMLTYPAAFTYSTGKAHWEILLRARAIETQCFVVAAAQMGWHNQKRQSWGHSMIVSPWGKVLADCGEQELDIGTAKVDLSVLQSLYQTMPCFEHRRNDIYALTACNIRSKEPTQDRPFATNIVDKRTIFYESEHCFAFTNLRCVVKGHVLVSTKRVTPRLCGLDCAEMADMFNTVCLVQRVLEKIYQTTSATVTVQDGAQAGQTVPHVHFHVMPRRLGDFGHNDQIYVKLDERAEEKPPRTIEERIEEAQVYRKFLLDTS
- the LOC120450366 gene encoding glycerol kinase, producing MDSPTTETTPPPPTLCGPFVGAIDEGTTSARFIIFRAGTDEIVCFHQIEVESIFQKEGWCEQDPMAIVNTVNECIAGACKKLIAVGGKVEEIITIGITNQRESTVVWDRNSGQPLVNAIIWLDNRTTSTVEELLETIPNNARNINYLRPLCGLPLSPYFSGVKLRWLRDNVPVVSQAMEKGTAMFGTIDTWLMYNLTGGKDCGVHKTDVTNASRTMLMNIETLQWDANLLKFFGLPKTILPEICSSSEFYGKIAQGVLQGIGITSVLGDQQAALVGQQCLAKGQAKATYGTGCFLLYNTGPSIVHSTHGLLTTVGYQLGRKAVPFYALEGSVSIAGAAFNWLRDNMNLIQNSGQIETMASTVDNSLDVYFVPAFNGLYAPYWNQDARGVICGLSEETTSEHIVRATLEAVCFQVRDILDSMHKDCKIPLAKLMVDGGMTVNNLFLQLQSDLVGIQVLRAKIAETTALGAAMAAYKAVESRYQMEAPLSKTGPRDAIKPSISATDRNLRYQKWKMAIDRSLNWETSTLPQGEREAFDGA